The uncultured Roseibium sp. DNA segment CCCACCCTGCTGCCCTGGGCGACGATCGAGGACAATGTCGTCTTCCCCGTGCGCCACACGACCGGCCGCGTTTCCACCGCCGACCGGGAGACGGCGCGCAAGCTCCTGGAAAAGGTCAACCTGAAGGGCTTCGAAAACCGCCTTCCGGATGAACTCTCCGGCGGGATGCAGCAGCGCGTCGGCATTGCCCGCGCCCTGTTCATGGATCCGGACATCCTTTTGATGGACGAGCCGTTTTCCGCGCTCGACGCCCTGACCCGCGAGGAAATGGGTTTCGAACTGCTGCGCATCTGGGAAGACCGGCCGAAGACGGTGATGTTCATCACCCATTCGATCAGCGAAGCGGTGCTTCTGGCCGACCGCGTCCTCGTCATGGGCGAACGTCCCGGCTCCATCGTGGAAAACCTGACAATCGACCTTCCTCGTCCCCGCAACATGGAGACGAGCAACAACAAGATGATGCATGACTATGTCGGACACCTCCGCAGTCTCCTCCTCAAACGCGCCGCCTGAGGCGTCAATCGCGAAGCCGTCGCTGGTGGCGCGGGCGCTGGCCTCACCCGGCCTGCTGCCGATCGGGACCTTCGTCGCGCTCATCGCCGTGTGGGAGATCTCCTGCCATCTGTTCGCGATTCCCTCCTACGTGCTGCCGGCGCCGAGCCGCATCCTGGGCGGGTTCGACACCATCGGCGTCTCCCGCTGGCTGGAACATGTGTGGAGCACGCTGCGGGTCGCGCTGATCGGCTATTTCGTCTCCATCTTCGTCGCGATTCCGATCGCCATCGCGCTGGCCCGTTCCCCGGTGCTGTCGCGGGCGGTCTATCCGATCCTCGTCGTGGTGCAGTCCACGCCGGTGGTCGCCGTCGCGCCGATCATCATCGTGGCGCTGGGGTCCGGCGACCTGCCGCGGGTGGTGATCACCTGCCTGATCACCTTCTTCCCGCTGGTGGTCTCCACCACCACCGGGCTGATGGCCACACCGCCGGAACTGATCGAGCTGTCGCGCAGCCTGCGGGCGCCGGTGTGGCGGGAGATCAGCCAGATCCGTCTGCCCTTTGCCATTCCTTACATCTTCTCCGCCCTGAAGATCTCGGTCACCCTCGCCGTCATCGGCGCGGTGGTCGCCGAATTCGTCGCGGCGGACAAGGGGCTCGGCTACTTCATCCAGTTCTCGACCTCCATGTTCAAGGTCCAGCAGGCCTGGGCCGGCCTCGTCATCCTGGTGTTGTTGTCGCTGGTCCTGTTCCAGATCGTGGTCGCCGTGCAGAAGATCTGGTTCCCCTGGAGCCTGCCGAAGGAAAAGATCTAGAGCTTTCGGCGGGATCCGGTCCCGCCGGCCGCACACGACAAAACACAGGAGACAGATCGGGTCATCATCGGGAGCGCCCGCCCCGACAAAACGGGAGTAGAAGCAGTCAACGCCAGCCGGCGCGGGTCATTGCTCCTTCACGCTAGCGGAAACACCGCATTTTCGTATTGGAGATCCACAATGGAAACGACACAGACGACGACACAGGCCCAGACACAGGCAAAGACAAACTATTCCCTTGCCGAACTGGACAAGGAAACGACCTTCGGCGGCATGGGCCGGGAAAAGGCACGCGACGTGCCGCAAATCGACCTGAGCAACTTCGAGGCGCGCAAGCAGGAGATCGCCGACCAGCTCTGGACGGCTGCGACCGAGATCGGCTTCTTCCAGCTGATCAACCACGGCATTCCCCAGTCGCAGATCGACGAAGCCTTCGAATTCACCGAGAAGTTCTTCGACCTGCCGATGGATGTAAAGGCCAAGTATCCGCTGGAAAAAGGCACCAACTCGGGCTGGGAATACAAGGCCCAGGTGCGCCCCTCCACCGGCACCGCCGACAACAAGGAATCCTACCAGATCACCACGCCGCTCATGGCGCCGCTGTGGCCGACCGGCGAGGAACTGCCGGGCTTCAAGGCCGTGATGCTGGCCTTCGAGCGCGCCAACTGGGCGCTTGGCATGAAGGTTCTGTCCTGCTTTGCCTTGAAGCTCGGCTTCTCGCCCGACTTCTTCACCGAGGCCCATGACCCGCTGTCGCCGGAATACCAGAGCACGCTCCGCCTGATCCATTACATGGCCATGGAAAACGCCAAGCCGGAGGACTTCACCGGCTGGCGCGCGGGCGCCCATACCGACTTCGACTGCCTGACGCTGCTGCATCAGCGCCCCGGCCAGGGCGGATTGCAGCTCTGCCCGGGCAAGGAAGCCACCGGCGGCGACCTGGAATGGACCGACGTGCCGCCGCTGCCGGGCGTCGTCACCTGCAACATCGGCGACATGCTGATGCGCTGGAGCGACGACAAGCTGCAGTCGACCCTGCACCGGGTGCGCATGCCGCGCGAGGACGAATATCTGGGCCCGCGCTACTCGCTGCCGTTCTTCTGCCAGGCCAACAAGGATGCGATCATCCGGGGCCCGGGCAAGAAATACGACCCGATCACGGCAAAAGACTATCTGTGGCAGCGCGTCACCGCCAACGCCCTCTAAGGTCTTTATGCATCAGTAAATGGACGGCCCGCCCAAGGGCCGTCCCGTCCTGCAGTTCCCTCATTCCGTCAGGAGTTGGCCTATGAACACTTCCCTCGATGCCAAGCGCGTCGCCGGAGACGCCCTGCCGATCGTCGACGTCTCCGATCTCTGCTCGCCCGATTTCGAAAAACGTAAAGCCGTCGGCGCCCGGCTGCGCGCCGCCTGCGAGGACAAGGGCTTTTTCTATTGCGCCGGCCACGGCATCCCGAAAGGGTTGATCGACGCGGTCTTTGCGGAAACAAAAACCTTCTTCGACCAGCCGGAAGACACCAAGCTCAAGATCGAAAAATCCAAGGTCTCCAAGGCCAACCGGGGCTACGAGGTGCTCGGCGGCCAGGTTCTTGAAGCCGGCACCCCGCCGGACCGCAAGGAAGGCTATTACATCGGCCTGGAACTGCCCGCCGACGATCCGCGCGTGGTCGCCGGACAGTTCAACCGCGGCCCCAATGTCTGGCCGGAAGGCCTGCCCGGCTTCGAACCGACCATGGCCGCCTATTTCGAGGCCATGCGCCGCCTGTCGCAGCGGCTGATGAAGGGCATCGCCCTGTCGCTCGATCTGGACGAAGACTATTTCGAGATCTTCAACCGGGATCCGGTCGCCACGCTCCGCCTGCTGCACTACCCGCCCCAGCGGGAAAATGCCGAGCCGAACGAAAAGGGCGCCGGTGCCCATACGGACTGGGGGGCGCTGACGCTGCTGCTCCAGGACGACGTCGGCGGGTTGCAGGTCTATGACAAGAACACCGGCGAATGGCTGCACGCCGACCCGGTGCCGGGCACCTTCGTGATCAATCTGGGCGATGCGCTGGCCCACTGGACCAACGATCTCTACAAGTCGACCCTGCACCGGGTGGTCAACGCTTCGGGCCGCGAGCGCTATTCCGTGCCTTTCTTCTATGACGGCGACGCCGACTTCGAGGTAACCTGCATTCCCACCTGCCTGAAGCCCGGCGAGGAGCCGAAATACGCTCCGATCACCGTCGAGGGCCACCTGATGAACATGTACAGGAAATCCTATGGCTGATCCGGTCGTCCTGATCCACGGGGCATGGCAGGGAAGCTGGGGCTGGGCGCACCTGATCCCGCTGCTCGAGGCGGCGGGATTGGAGCCCCACGCGGTCGACCTGCCCGGCAGCGGCACGGAAACCGTGCCGGCGTCCGAAATCACCCTTGAGACCTGCCTCGACTATCTGGACGGCGTGCTCACCGGGATCGGCCGGCCGGTGTCCCTGGTCGGCCATTCCGGCGGCGGCATCGTCGCCAGTGCGGCCGGCGAGCGCTTCCGCGACCGGGTCAACCGGATCGCCTATGTGGCCGGCATGATGCTGCCGTCCGGCATGAACTTCGGCGAGCTGCAAAAGTCGCTGGAAGGCCAGCCCGGCTTTTCCAAAGGCATCAGCGACCGCATTGTCTACAGCGACGACGGCCTGTCGAGCACCGTCCCGCCGGAAGAGGCCGCGGCGATCTTCTTCAACGACGTGCCCAAAGACGTCGCCATGGCGGCGGCGAAAAAACTCACGCCACAGGCGGAAGGCGCCCGGGCCATCCTGTCCGAGCTGACCCCCGCCCGCTTCGGCACCCTGCCCCGCCTCTACGTGGAAGCCACCGACGACCGCTCCGTCGTGCTGCTAGCCCAACGGCGGATGCAGGAATTGGTCCCCGGTGCGATTGTCAAGACGCTGGAGACGGGGCATGCGCCGCAGCTGAGTAACCCGGCCGCACTGGCGGAAGCGCTGGTGGCGTTTTTGAAGGGGGAGGAGTAGTTCTGGCATTTGGTGAGTAACGAATGAGAAGAGATCATATACCGTTGCACCGACGAACGACTGAATGGGGCCCGCAAGCAATCCTACCGCTCTTCAAATAGGAAGGAACACTAGCTTCCGTCTGTGTGTCTCCTGATTAAATGCCGTTCTGACCCAAATCGGTCATTCACAGGTAAATTCCAGTTTTTCAAAGCTCACTCCTCCGCGACACAAACTCAATCAGAGCCATAAGTGGCAGGTTACACCCGAGATAACATCGCATATTGGAATCGGTCTGCGATCAGAACGAGCAGAGATGAGGCGAATTCGATGTGTTCATCGACATCCATGGTAGTTAGATCGGGGGAGTCCCCATGAGCAACTGCGTGACGCCAACCAACGAGTTCTTTATCCAATCGGTTCCTCACGCGCTGCATTGTGGATAGATCGAAACTAAGCAGAGCATAGTTTTGTGAAAGACGAGCAAAGTCCAAATTTGATCTGGCTTCGACAATGGTCGTGTCGATCGCATCGTACCCGCAATCAATCTTGGACTTTAGGTTCTCGACAAACTTTTGGCGTGATTCTAATGAGTGGTTCCGATCTCTCATACTCTCGAAGTCACTGTGGAATGCGCTAACCAGCAGCAGCCAGTCGTTGTCACGAACCTTGCCACCTTTCTCGATCAGGAAACGAATGTAGGTTCGCACGCACTCGTTATAAAATCCTTCCCAATTGGCATAGGCCAGCACCACCACAGCCTTAGACGCCACTCCATAGACGTCGCCACCTGTCATTCGGGCGAATGACCGCTTTACCTCGGACAACTCCTTCACCCTTCGAATTCGTGCAAGATCGATCTCGTCGAAGAAATCGTCCAGCTTAGGCATTTGGATTGAACCACTGGGAGCCAAATGGGATTGTTCGCTGCAATCTCACCGTTCCCCGGAGTCCAGAAGCGCTCATCTCTGGCACTTCAGGCTGCTGCCAGAAGGAAGCAATTCGTTCTCTAATATAGTCATCGGAATTACCCAGAGCCATGATCGCAGCTTTGTTGCGTGCAATACCAACAGCGACTGCCTCCAAAGCTCTAAGTGAAAAGCGTGGCGCCACGCCGCCAGCGACCTCTGCAGGCGGAAAGAGGGCACGTTCCCCAAGGGTCCTTTGGAGAGTTTCTACCACCCACGTGATGGTCTCCACTACCTCATCTTGTTCTCTACTGGAAATGATATCTACGATAGCTGAATCGAGAAACTCTTGGACGTCGAGTGTGCGGTCGAATTCTTTGAAAGTGTGCGCGATCAAACGAACGGCGTATTCGACGTCCTTCTGATTTCTTTCCTGCTCACC contains these protein-coding regions:
- a CDS encoding ABC transporter ATP-binding protein; the protein is MTTTPAAIRFSGVGQVFQTKSGTVEALRHVDMSIDRHEFVAVLGPSGCGKSTLLRLTSGLLKPTSGKVEVFGLEIAQPRDDIGIVFQRPTLLPWATIEDNVVFPVRHTTGRVSTADRETARKLLEKVNLKGFENRLPDELSGGMQQRVGIARALFMDPDILLMDEPFSALDALTREEMGFELLRIWEDRPKTVMFITHSISEAVLLADRVLVMGERPGSIVENLTIDLPRPRNMETSNNKMMHDYVGHLRSLLLKRAA
- a CDS encoding MAE_28990/MAE_18760 family HEPN-like nuclease, whose protein sequence is MPKLDDFFDEIDLARIRRVKELSEVKRSFARMTGGDVYGVASKAVVVLAYANWEGFYNECVRTYIRFLIEKGGKVRDNDWLLLVSAFHSDFESMRDRNHSLESRQKFVENLKSKIDCGYDAIDTTIVEARSNLDFARLSQNYALLSFDLSTMQRVRNRLDKELVGWRHAVAHGDSPDLTTMDVDEHIEFASSLLVLIADRFQYAMLSRV
- a CDS encoding ABC transporter permease, with the translated sequence MTMSDTSAVSSSNAPPEASIAKPSLVARALASPGLLPIGTFVALIAVWEISCHLFAIPSYVLPAPSRILGGFDTIGVSRWLEHVWSTLRVALIGYFVSIFVAIPIAIALARSPVLSRAVYPILVVVQSTPVVAVAPIIIVALGSGDLPRVVITCLITFFPLVVSTTTGLMATPPELIELSRSLRAPVWREISQIRLPFAIPYIFSALKISVTLAVIGAVVAEFVAADKGLGYFIQFSTSMFKVQQAWAGLVILVLLSLVLFQIVVAVQKIWFPWSLPKEKI
- a CDS encoding 2-oxoglutarate and iron-dependent oxygenase domain-containing protein, with the protein product MNTSLDAKRVAGDALPIVDVSDLCSPDFEKRKAVGARLRAACEDKGFFYCAGHGIPKGLIDAVFAETKTFFDQPEDTKLKIEKSKVSKANRGYEVLGGQVLEAGTPPDRKEGYYIGLELPADDPRVVAGQFNRGPNVWPEGLPGFEPTMAAYFEAMRRLSQRLMKGIALSLDLDEDYFEIFNRDPVATLRLLHYPPQRENAEPNEKGAGAHTDWGALTLLLQDDVGGLQVYDKNTGEWLHADPVPGTFVINLGDALAHWTNDLYKSTLHRVVNASGRERYSVPFFYDGDADFEVTCIPTCLKPGEEPKYAPITVEGHLMNMYRKSYG
- a CDS encoding 2-oxoglutarate and iron-dependent oxygenase domain-containing protein, whose product is METTQTTTQAQTQAKTNYSLAELDKETTFGGMGREKARDVPQIDLSNFEARKQEIADQLWTAATEIGFFQLINHGIPQSQIDEAFEFTEKFFDLPMDVKAKYPLEKGTNSGWEYKAQVRPSTGTADNKESYQITTPLMAPLWPTGEELPGFKAVMLAFERANWALGMKVLSCFALKLGFSPDFFTEAHDPLSPEYQSTLRLIHYMAMENAKPEDFTGWRAGAHTDFDCLTLLHQRPGQGGLQLCPGKEATGGDLEWTDVPPLPGVVTCNIGDMLMRWSDDKLQSTLHRVRMPREDEYLGPRYSLPFFCQANKDAIIRGPGKKYDPITAKDYLWQRVTANAL
- a CDS encoding alpha/beta fold hydrolase, translating into MADPVVLIHGAWQGSWGWAHLIPLLEAAGLEPHAVDLPGSGTETVPASEITLETCLDYLDGVLTGIGRPVSLVGHSGGGIVASAAGERFRDRVNRIAYVAGMMLPSGMNFGELQKSLEGQPGFSKGISDRIVYSDDGLSSTVPPEEAAAIFFNDVPKDVAMAAAKKLTPQAEGARAILSELTPARFGTLPRLYVEATDDRSVVLLAQRRMQELVPGAIVKTLETGHAPQLSNPAALAEALVAFLKGEE